The proteins below are encoded in one region of Fibrella aestuarina BUZ 2:
- the fusA gene encoding elongation factor G — protein sequence MARDLSLTRNIGIAAHIDAGKTTTTERILYYAGVSHKIGEVHDGAATMDWMEQEQERGITITSAATTVDWTYRDQKYHINIIDTPGHVDFTVEVNRSLRVLDGLVFLFSAVDGVEPQSETNWRLANNYNVARLGFVNKMDRAGADFLNVCRQVKEMLGSYAVPLQLPIGEEDSFKGVVDLVNFRGIVWNESDKGMTFEVVPIPADMMDEATEWREKLLEAVAEFDDTLMEKYFEDPESISEDEILAALRKATIAMKIVPMLCGSSFKNKGVQTMLDYVMALLPSPLDKDNIVGTNPDTGVEAVRKPSVSDPFSALAFKIATDPYVGRLCFIRSYSGVLESGSYILNNRSGNKERISRIFQMHANKQNQIDRLEAGDIGAVVGFKDIKTGDTLSDEKNPIILESMVFPDPVIGYAIEPKKTADQDNFSKAIGKLIEEDPTLKVESNEETGQTIIRGMGELHLEIIIDRMRREFKVEVNQGAPQVAYKETITKKVEHREVYKKQTGGRGKFADIVFELMPRDPEEDGSVKAGLQFDNAIVGGVIPREFIPAIQKGFAEAMSNGPLAGYPVDAMKVRLFHGSFHDVDSDSLSFELAARMGFREAARQAGPKLLEPIMAVEVLTPEEYTGPITGDLNRRRGIMKGMDTRAGSQVIKADVPLSELFGYITELRTMSSGRATANLTFSHYEIVPQNIADGVVKKEKGN from the coding sequence ATGGCTCGCGATCTATCATTGACGAGAAACATCGGTATCGCCGCTCACATTGATGCGGGCAAAACTACGACCACCGAACGTATTCTTTATTACGCTGGGGTAAGCCACAAAATTGGGGAGGTTCACGATGGAGCCGCCACCATGGACTGGATGGAGCAGGAGCAGGAGCGTGGTATCACGATTACCTCGGCTGCTACGACCGTTGACTGGACCTACCGCGATCAGAAATATCACATCAACATTATTGACACCCCCGGCCACGTTGACTTCACCGTTGAAGTGAACCGGTCATTGCGCGTACTCGACGGGCTGGTGTTTTTGTTCAGTGCCGTTGATGGCGTTGAGCCGCAGTCAGAAACTAACTGGCGTCTGGCCAACAACTACAACGTAGCTCGTCTGGGTTTCGTCAATAAGATGGACCGTGCTGGCGCCGACTTCCTGAACGTTTGCCGTCAGGTGAAGGAGATGCTGGGTAGCTATGCGGTACCCCTTCAATTGCCGATCGGCGAAGAGGATAGCTTCAAAGGTGTAGTTGACCTCGTTAACTTCCGGGGTATCGTCTGGAATGAGTCGGACAAAGGCATGACCTTCGAGGTTGTTCCCATCCCGGCCGACATGATGGACGAAGCAACCGAATGGCGCGAGAAACTGCTCGAAGCCGTTGCCGAATTCGACGACACGCTGATGGAAAAGTACTTCGAAGATCCCGAGTCGATCAGCGAAGACGAAATCCTGGCCGCCCTGCGTAAGGCAACGATCGCCATGAAGATCGTGCCGATGCTTTGCGGTTCGTCGTTCAAGAACAAAGGCGTACAAACGATGCTCGACTACGTGATGGCCCTGCTGCCCTCACCGCTCGACAAAGACAACATCGTAGGTACAAACCCCGATACGGGTGTTGAAGCTGTACGCAAGCCGTCGGTTTCGGATCCGTTCTCGGCGCTGGCGTTCAAGATTGCTACTGACCCCTACGTTGGTCGTCTGTGCTTTATCCGGTCATACTCGGGTGTGCTGGAGTCAGGTTCATACATCCTGAACAACCGCTCGGGCAACAAAGAGCGTATCTCGCGGATTTTCCAGATGCACGCCAACAAGCAAAACCAGATCGACCGCCTCGAAGCAGGTGACATCGGTGCGGTTGTGGGCTTTAAAGACATCAAAACCGGCGATACGCTGTCGGATGAGAAGAACCCGATTATCCTCGAATCAATGGTATTCCCTGATCCCGTTATCGGTTACGCCATCGAGCCGAAGAAAACGGCCGATCAGGACAACTTCTCGAAGGCTATCGGTAAGCTGATCGAAGAAGATCCCACGCTGAAAGTTGAGTCTAACGAAGAAACTGGCCAGACAATCATCCGGGGCATGGGTGAGCTTCACCTCGAGATTATCATCGACCGCATGCGTCGTGAGTTCAAGGTAGAAGTGAACCAGGGTGCACCGCAGGTTGCCTACAAAGAGACCATCACCAAGAAAGTGGAGCACCGCGAGGTGTACAAAAAGCAGACGGGTGGTCGTGGTAAGTTTGCCGACATCGTGTTTGAACTGATGCCGCGCGACCCCGAAGAAGATGGCTCAGTAAAAGCTGGTCTGCAATTCGACAATGCGATTGTGGGTGGTGTGATTCCCCGTGAATTCATCCCGGCTATCCAGAAAGGGTTTGCCGAAGCCATGAGCAACGGCCCGCTGGCTGGTTACCCGGTTGATGCCATGAAAGTGCGCCTCTTCCACGGCTCATTCCACGACGTCGACTCAGACTCACTGTCGTTTGAATTGGCCGCCCGCATGGGCTTCCGTGAAGCCGCCCGTCAGGCGGGTCCGAAACTGCTCGAACCGATCATGGCCGTTGAAGTACTGACGCCTGAAGAATACACCGGTCCGATCACGGGTGACCTGAACCGCCGTCGCGGTATCATGAAAGGCATGGATACCCGCGCTGGCTCGCAGGTAATCAAGGCCGACGTACCCCTGTCGGAGCTGTTCGGCTACATCACCGAACTCCGTACGATGTCATCAGGCCGTGCAACGGCTAACCTGACATTCTCTCACTACGAAATCGTTCCGCAAAACATCGCGGACGGCGTTGTGAAGAAAGAAAAAGGCAACTAG
- a CDS encoding Lrp/AsnC family transcriptional regulator, which produces MKLDHIDRKVLDILQSNAKITNAQLSKEIGLSPAPTLERVKKLETSGIIQSYHAQLDRQKVGLGVTTFVMVNLVGHKKMVTDSFVARVEAIPEIIECHHITGSGDFLLKVISHDIASYQKLMLETINEIEEVASTQTMVILSTFKESKVMPIP; this is translated from the coding sequence ATGAAATTAGACCATATCGACCGCAAAGTCCTGGACATACTGCAATCGAACGCAAAAATCACCAACGCTCAACTATCCAAAGAAATTGGCCTCTCGCCAGCGCCTACGCTTGAACGAGTAAAGAAACTGGAAACGTCGGGCATTATTCAGAGCTACCACGCGCAACTCGACCGTCAGAAGGTGGGTTTGGGCGTGACCACCTTCGTCATGGTCAATCTCGTTGGCCACAAGAAGATGGTTACCGACTCGTTTGTGGCACGGGTTGAGGCGATTCCCGAAATCATCGAGTGCCATCACATCACCGGTTCGGGCGACTTCCTGCTGAAAGTGATCTCACACGACATCGCGTCGTATCAGAAACTGATGCTCGAAACCATCAACGAAATCGAAGAAGTCGCCAGCACCCAGACGATGGTGATCCTGTCGACCTTCAAGGAAAGCAAAGTGATGCCTATTCCGTGA
- a CDS encoding TIGR03643 family protein: MQPDMSPADIDRIIEMAWEDRTPFDAITAQFGLSEQQTIELMRREMKPSSFRMWRARVQRRKTKHAATSAVTDDENAPRFKSKSQRAITLNKLSKR, encoded by the coding sequence ATGCAACCAGACATGAGCCCCGCCGACATCGACCGTATCATCGAGATGGCTTGGGAAGACCGTACACCCTTTGATGCCATTACGGCCCAATTCGGCCTTTCCGAGCAACAGACGATCGAACTGATGCGCCGGGAGATGAAACCGTCGTCGTTTCGGATGTGGCGGGCTCGGGTGCAGAGACGCAAAACTAAGCATGCCGCCACATCGGCGGTGACCGACGACGAAAATGCGCCCCGGTTTAAGTCGAAAAGCCAGCGAGCCATTACGCTCAATAAATTGTCTAAGCGATAA
- a CDS encoding IPT/TIG domain-containing protein → MQVVSKLAYALLVLFGLSVAFTACKNDQEPAPVLGITSISPTTAPVNSTITITGTQFGTTPASNTVTFGGNAVAEVLTATSTQLVVRVPAGAQTGTVSVATGGQTVASTQTFSIGTRSVIEKTGNISANETWTADNVYLIRGFTYVKAGATLTIQPGTVIKGGDATLDPTGQQKGGTLIVEQGAKIEAKGTATAPIVFTSNKPAGQRKYGDWGGIVLIGKAPHNQKGATGFEGGISGQIGTFADVADNSGTLQYVRIEFPGIALNPGSEINGLTFYGVGSGTTIDHIQVSYSGDDSYEWFGGTVNAKYLVAHRGFDDDWDTDWGFSGKVQYAVALRDPNVADQSGSNGFESDNFAGTGQPATDPNVGLPLTAPVFANVSNFAFSGTPSSAPTSGGSGAYQSGMHLRRNTNISIFNTVIAGYPEGLRLDNGTAGGTGTLANMNAGTLQLRGIVLANTGTASTTAVRGDNIATTGITNAQAQAFFGTAAYANVIIPSDQVTTLLLNASTFNLTAPNFLPQTGSPLLTGAIWDGKGADSFFDKVTFRGAFGTTNWTQGWINWDPQNTNYN, encoded by the coding sequence ATGCAAGTAGTAAGCAAACTGGCCTACGCCCTGCTCGTCCTGTTCGGACTTAGCGTTGCGTTCACCGCCTGCAAAAACGATCAAGAACCGGCTCCTGTGCTGGGTATTACCAGCATCAGCCCCACAACGGCCCCTGTTAACAGTACGATTACGATCACGGGCACTCAATTCGGGACGACACCAGCCAGCAACACTGTAACGTTTGGCGGCAACGCGGTTGCCGAAGTGCTCACTGCTACATCAACGCAATTGGTAGTACGTGTACCGGCTGGTGCACAAACAGGTACAGTGTCTGTAGCTACGGGTGGCCAGACGGTCGCCAGCACGCAGACCTTCTCGATCGGTACCCGGTCGGTAATCGAGAAAACGGGTAACATTTCGGCCAACGAAACCTGGACGGCCGACAACGTTTATCTGATTCGTGGCTTTACCTACGTGAAAGCTGGGGCAACGCTGACCATTCAGCCTGGTACCGTAATCAAAGGTGGCGATGCTACACTGGATCCGACTGGCCAACAGAAAGGGGGTACACTGATTGTTGAGCAAGGCGCCAAGATTGAGGCAAAAGGTACGGCCACTGCACCGATCGTGTTTACGTCTAACAAACCAGCTGGTCAGCGGAAGTATGGCGATTGGGGCGGCATCGTCCTGATCGGTAAAGCGCCGCACAACCAAAAAGGAGCTACCGGCTTCGAAGGGGGCATTTCGGGCCAGATTGGTACGTTTGCTGATGTTGCCGATAACTCAGGTACGTTGCAGTACGTGCGGATCGAATTCCCCGGTATTGCGCTGAATCCAGGAAGTGAAATCAACGGCTTGACTTTCTATGGGGTGGGTTCGGGTACTACCATCGACCACATCCAGGTGTCGTACTCGGGCGACGACTCGTACGAATGGTTTGGCGGCACGGTTAATGCGAAGTACCTCGTTGCTCACCGTGGTTTCGACGACGATTGGGACACCGACTGGGGCTTCTCAGGCAAAGTGCAGTATGCCGTGGCCCTGCGCGATCCGAACGTAGCTGACCAATCGGGCTCAAACGGTTTCGAATCAGATAACTTCGCGGGCACGGGCCAACCGGCTACCGACCCCAACGTAGGTCTCCCCCTAACAGCCCCCGTTTTCGCCAACGTTAGCAACTTTGCTTTCAGCGGCACGCCGTCTTCAGCACCCACGTCGGGTGGTAGCGGGGCCTATCAGTCAGGTATGCACCTGCGCCGCAATACCAACATCAGCATTTTCAACACGGTTATTGCTGGGTATCCCGAAGGCTTACGGCTCGATAACGGCACGGCAGGTGGTACAGGTACGTTGGCTAACATGAACGCAGGTACGTTACAATTGCGAGGTATTGTGCTGGCCAACACGGGTACCGCATCTACTACGGCTGTTCGGGGCGACAACATCGCCACAACGGGCATCACCAACGCTCAGGCGCAGGCCTTCTTCGGCACAGCCGCTTACGCGAACGTAATTATTCCGTCGGATCAGGTTACTACGCTGCTGCTGAATGCCAGCACCTTCAACCTCACAGCTCCCAACTTCTTGCCGCAGACGGGTTCACCGCTGCTGACGGGCGCTATCTGGGACGGTAAAGGTGCTGATTCATTCTTCGACAAAGTGACCTTCCGTGGTGCCTTCGGTACAACCAACTGGACGCAGGGCTGGATCAACTGGGATCCCCAAAACACAAACTACAACTAA
- the rpsJ gene encoding 30S ribosomal protein S10 has product MNQKIRIKLKSFDHMLVDKSAEKIVKAVKSTGAVVSGPIPLPTDKEIYTVLRSPHVNKKAREQFQLCTYKRLVDIYSTSAKTVDALMKLELPSGVDVEIKV; this is encoded by the coding sequence ATGAATCAGAAGATTCGCATTAAACTGAAGTCGTTCGACCACATGCTGGTTGATAAGTCGGCTGAAAAAATTGTGAAAGCCGTTAAATCAACGGGTGCGGTGGTAAGCGGGCCAATTCCCCTGCCGACCGACAAAGAGATTTACACGGTACTGCGTTCACCGCACGTCAACAAGAAAGCCCGCGAGCAGTTCCAGCTTTGCACCTACAAGCGGCTGGTAGACATCTACTCGACCTCGGCCAAAACGGTTGACGCCCTGATGAAACTCGAACTCCCCAGCGGTGTCGACGTTGAAATCAAGGTTTAA
- a CDS encoding DUF2256 domain-containing protein — MKMRKKSELPTKVCPVCNRPFSWRKKWERDWDQVIYCSDRCRSEAKKST; from the coding sequence ATGAAAATGCGCAAAAAGTCGGAACTGCCGACCAAAGTATGCCCTGTCTGCAACCGGCCCTTTAGCTGGCGAAAAAAGTGGGAGCGCGACTGGGATCAGGTCATCTACTGTAGCGATCGCTGCCGGTCAGAAGCCAAAAAGAGCACGTAA
- a CDS encoding tetratricopeptide repeat protein has translation MKSFLLAVFFGCFCLLATAPAQAQLYSSADFDKKYDGLLKHPGVQIESAEAINYMYNYKFALADREFRWLRVRYPSHPMPYFLMGMAEWWKIVPNTDVEDYDDRCLALMDTTITLAEELYDKSEDKLEASFFLAGAYAFKGRIYSERKKWTKATFAGKNALKYFEKCKGNGDLNPELMFGDGLYNYYAKWIPENYALLKPILMFFPKGNKQEGIQQLEKTANNAFYTRVEARYFLLQIYSMENQYDKAYDMAKFMAEQYPDNPFFERYYARSAFVRGRLTEAETISKDILTKIAAGKDGYEGVSGRTAAYILAYIYQNFYRNVPEAKKYYQQSVDFAIKTNQKGTGYYWSSLLGLARIADSEKNYDQARAYYTEVMDNAEKKSAQYQEAKKAIKEGKQSRREERRKRRE, from the coding sequence ATGAAGTCGTTCCTCTTAGCTGTCTTTTTCGGCTGCTTCTGCCTGCTGGCCACTGCGCCGGCTCAGGCGCAGTTGTATTCGTCGGCGGATTTTGATAAAAAGTATGATGGCCTCCTGAAGCACCCCGGCGTGCAGATCGAGTCGGCTGAAGCCATCAACTACATGTACAACTACAAATTCGCGCTGGCCGATCGTGAGTTTCGCTGGCTCCGGGTACGTTACCCGAGCCACCCGATGCCCTATTTCCTGATGGGCATGGCCGAGTGGTGGAAGATTGTGCCCAACACCGACGTCGAGGACTATGATGACCGCTGCCTGGCCTTGATGGATACGACCATTACCCTGGCCGAAGAGCTGTACGACAAAAGTGAAGACAAGCTCGAAGCGTCGTTCTTCCTGGCGGGCGCCTATGCGTTCAAAGGGCGGATCTATTCGGAGCGGAAGAAATGGACTAAAGCCACCTTCGCCGGGAAAAACGCGCTGAAGTATTTCGAGAAGTGCAAAGGCAACGGCGACCTGAACCCCGAGCTGATGTTTGGCGATGGGCTGTATAACTACTACGCCAAGTGGATCCCCGAGAACTACGCGCTGCTCAAACCGATCCTGATGTTTTTCCCGAAAGGCAACAAGCAGGAAGGCATTCAGCAGTTGGAGAAGACGGCCAATAACGCATTTTACACCCGAGTCGAGGCCCGGTATTTCCTGCTACAGATATATAGCATGGAAAACCAGTATGATAAGGCCTACGACATGGCCAAGTTCATGGCCGAGCAATACCCCGACAATCCCTTTTTCGAGCGCTATTACGCCCGGTCGGCATTTGTGCGTGGGCGGCTCACCGAGGCAGAAACCATCTCAAAAGATATCCTGACCAAGATTGCCGCGGGCAAGGACGGCTACGAGGGCGTCAGTGGCCGAACGGCAGCCTACATCCTGGCGTACATCTACCAGAATTTCTACCGCAACGTACCTGAGGCCAAGAAGTACTACCAGCAGTCGGTCGATTTTGCGATAAAGACCAATCAGAAAGGAACAGGCTACTACTGGTCGTCGCTACTGGGGCTGGCCCGTATCGCCGATAGCGAGAAAAACTACGATCAGGCCCGGGCCTATTACACGGAGGTGATGGACAACGCCGAGAAGAAATCGGCCCAATACCAGGAAGCCAAAAAAGCGATTAAAGAAGGCAAACAGTCCCGCCGCGAAGAACGCCGCAAGCGGAGAGAGTAA